One window from the genome of Alnus glutinosa chromosome 13, dhAlnGlut1.1, whole genome shotgun sequence encodes:
- the LOC133854709 gene encoding beta-carotene isomerase D27, chloroplastic yields MVVLSLQVAQFRPPLHFTLPRRPSSGNVIRCGIAEPSGEPAPLGQKTLYNDGFFEKVFMTLFARKMEKFAAPARDVTETKKKGWLEYDYESFVDVSKRVMQGRSRIQQQQVVREVLLSMLPPGAPAQFRKLFPPTKWAEEFNAALTVPFFHWLVGPSEVVEVEVNGEKQRSGVHIKKCRYLENSGCVGMCVNMCKIPTQDFFTNEFGLPLTMIPNFEDMSCEMVYGQVPPPLKEDPVSKQPCFADICSMANPSSSVCPKLQA; encoded by the exons ATGGTGGTCCTAAGCCTGCAAGTTGCCCAGTTTAGGCCTCCTCTGCATTTCACATTGCCTAGACGACCAAGCTCCGGCAATGTCATCCGGTGTGGGATTGCGGAGCCATCCGGAGAGCCTGCTCCTTTAGGACAGAAAACACTGTACAATGATGGGTTTtttgagaaggtgttcatgACACTGTTTGCTCGGAAGATGGAGAAGTTTGCAGCTCCGGCAAGAGATGTGACAGAGACTAAGAAGAAGGGATGGTTGGAATATGACTACGAGAGTTTTGTGGACGTGTCCAAGAGAGTGATGCAGGGAAGGTCTCGCATTCAGCAGCAGCAAGTTGTTCGTGAGGTTCTCTTGTCTATGCTCCCTCCAGGTGCGCCTGCTCAG TTCAGGAAACTATTTCCTCCAACAAAGTGGGCTGAAGAGTTCAATGCTGCATTGACAGTGCCCTTCTTCCACTGGTTAGTTGGGCCTTCTGAG GTTGTAGAGGTTGAGGTAAATGGGGAGAAGCAAAGGAGTGGAGTTCATATAAAGAAGTGCAG GTATCTGGAGAACAGCGGGTGCGTAGGAATGTGCGTAAATATGTGCAAGATTCCTACACAAGATTTCTTCACCAATGAATTTGGGCTTCCATTAACCATGATCCCAA ATTTTGAAGATATGAGTTGTGAGATGGTGTATGGCCAAGTTCCACCCCCACTTAAAGAGGATCCAGTGTCCAAACAGCCTTGTTTTGCAGATATTT GCTCCATGGCAAATCCCAGCTCCAGTGTTTGTCCTAAACTACAAGCTTGA
- the LOC133854502 gene encoding endoglucanase 20-like has product MTMSQMTSLVKAKMAQEKDRVLVMTEAVRLRKAQALTGRGLRTRLAMVEMKMESNCHEDEAGDGGMVNLWKRRRGWVGGELNLLRVGPEEEVIEFLRVQQRELVVAGGGRPPSFPQEGPNGGVLAWECGGFCVFNGGSGRLRLSNNRDRAWLPNVIVFTGGLLYKGSASNLQYVTSTAFLLLAYANYLISNGGVATCGSSKVTAENLIAPAKKQVDYILGDNPAKMSYMVGFGEKYPQHVDHRGSSVPSIHAHPAQISCNDGFQYLKSGSPNPNVLVGAIVGGPDSGDNFSDDRNNYQQSEPATYINEPFVGALAFLLGNPTLSNNTLITYGLRISICTM; this is encoded by the exons ATGACGATGAGCCAGATGACCTCGTTGGTGAAGGCGAAGATGGCGCAGGAGAAGGACAGGGTTTTAGTGATGACGGAGGCGGTGAGGCTGAGGAAGGCCCAGGCTCTGACGGGCAGGGGGCTGAGGACGAGGCTGGCGATGGTGGAGATGAAAATGGAGAGCAATTGCCATGAGGACGAGGCCGGCGATGGTGGGATGGTGAATTTGTGGAAGAGGAGGCGTGGATGGGTGGGAGGCGAG TTAAATCTTTTACGTGTTGGACCGGAAGAAGAGGTAATTGAGTTTTTACGAGT ACAACAGAGAGAGCTCGTCGTTGCTGGGGGAGGGAGGCCTCCCTCCTTCCCCCAG GAAGGCCCAAATGGAGGTGTTCTAGCTTGGGAGTGCGGCGGGTTTTGTGTCTTTAACGGAGGTTCTGGCcg TTTAAGATTGTCAAATAACAGAGACAGAGCATGGTTGCCTAACGTTATAGTTTTTACAGGGGGACTTCTTTACAAAGGAAGTGCGAGCAATTTGCAGTATGTTACTTCCACAGCTTTCCTGCTCCTGGCATATGCAAACTATCTTATCTCCAATGGCGGAGTTGCCACATGTGGTAGTTCAAAGGTGACAGCAGAAAATCTCATCGCACCGGCAAAGAAGCAAGTTGACTACATTTTAGGAGATAATCCTGCAAAGATGTCTTACATGGTGGGTTTCGGGGAGAAGTACCCCCAGCATGTCGACCATAGGGGCTCCTCTGTACCATCCATACACGCACACCCTGCTCAAATTTCCTGCAACGATGGGTTTCAATACCTCAAATCCGGTTCCCCCAATCCAAATGTCCTTGTTGGAGCTATAGTTGGTGGCCCTGATAGCGGAGACAATTTCTCCGATGATCGGAATAACTACCAGCAATCTGAGCCGGCTACATATATAAATGAACCATTTGTTGGTGCTCTTGCTTTCCTCTTAGGCAATCCCACACTAAGTAATAACACTCTCATTACCTATGGCTTGAGGATTAGTATCTGTACCATGTAA
- the LOC133854341 gene encoding protein CANDIDATE G-PROTEIN COUPLED RECEPTOR 7-like yields the protein MAPPTRSVFLSLLLFLSMSISLAEIRFTSVRSDGRPIISFDEFGFTHRGRLELNVSRISLSNPKLDLTLVGFLLCTRESWMHVVQQLEDGEATCALLSDLVKPVYTFDRLKAARDVNTVFTETDADQYTLVFANCFRNELTVSMDVRSAMYNFNGKSSRRDYLSAGKTVLPRVYFLFSLVYFSLAGIWISVLYKKRLTVFGIHFLMLAVLILKALKLLCEAKDKSYIKRTGYAHSCPLNGITLLTLMLLIGTGWSFLKPYLQDKEKKVLTIVIQLQVIANAALVVIDESGPFAQDWVTWKQVFLLVDVICCCAVLFRIMWSIKNLREAARTDGKAAVNLMKLTLFRQYYIVVICYIYFTRVVVYALETITSYRYLWTSVVAAELATLAFYVFTGYKFKPEAHNP from the coding sequence ATGGCTCCCCCGACCCGCTCCGTTTTCCTATCTCTCTTGCTGTTCCTCTCCATGTCTATTTCTCTGGCAGAGATCCGGTTCACGAGCGTCCGATCCGACGGCCGGCCCATAATCTCCTTCGACGAGTTCGGGTTCACACACAGGGGCCGCCTGGAGCTCAACGTGTCCCGGATCTCGCTCTCCAACCCGAAGCTCGACCTCACCCTAGTCGGGTTCCTCCTCTGCACCCGGGAGTCCTGGATGCACGTGGTCCAGCAGCTCGAGGACGGCGAGGCAACGTGCGCCCTCCTCTCCGACCTCGTCAAGCCAGTGTACACCTTCGACAGGCTAAAAGCTGCGAGGGACGTTAACACCGTTTTCACTGAAACCGACGCCGATCAGTACACGCTCGTGTTCGCGAACTGTTTCCGCAACGAGCTTACGGTCTCGATGGACGTGAGGTCGGCGATGTACAATTTCAACGGGAAGAGCAGTCGCCGGGACTATCTCTCCGCCGGGAAGACTGTGCTCCCTAGGGTTTACTTCCTCTTCTCGCTAGTCTACTTCAGCCTCGCTGGAATCTGGATCTCCGTGCTCTATAAGAAGCGATTGACCGTGTTCGGAATCCACTTCCTCATGCTCGCCGTGCTCATCCTCAAGGCTCTGAAACTTCTCTGCGAGGCCAAGGACAAGTCATACATCAAGCGCACCGGATACGCGCACAGCTGCCCCTTGAATGGAATCACGCTGCTCACGCTGATGCTGTTGATCGGCACCGGATGGTCTTTCCTGAAACCCTACCTTCAGGACAAGGAGAAGAAGGTGTTGACGATTGTAATCCAGTTACAGGTGATCGCTAACGCCGCTCTGGTCGTGATTGACGAGAGCGGTCCGTTCGCGCAGGACTGGGTGACGTGGAAGCAGGTGTTCCTGCTCGTCGACGTGATCTGCTGCTGCGCCGTTCTGTTCCGAATCATGTGGTCGATCAAGAACCTCCGTGAGGCCGCCAGGACCGACGGAAAGGCCGCGGTGAATCTGATGAAGTTAACTCTGTTTAGGCAGTACTACATTGTGGTGATTTGCTACATTTACTTCACGCGTGTGGTGGTGTACGCGTTGGAGACAATCACTTCGTATCGGTATCTTTGGACCAGCGTGGTGGCTGCAGAGTTGGCGACGCTGGCGTTTTATGTGTTTACAGGTTATAAATTCAAGCCCGAGGCGCATAATCCGTAG
- the LOC133854882 gene encoding endoglucanase CX-like — translation MASTTAPSMKIQILCLTLCSLFLLSSAFTSKDYSEALEKSILFFEGQRSGKLPSNQRASWRGNSGLSDGSSYHVDLVGGYYDAGDNVKFGLPMAFTTTLLAWSVIEFGSSMHDQLHNAKDAIKWSTDYLLKAATATPDTLYVQVADPNMDHRCWERPEDMDTPRNVYKVSAQNPGSDVAAETAAALAAASIVFKDSDPSYSTKLLHTAMKVFDFADRHRGSYSDSLSSVVCPFYCSYSGYNDELLWGASWIHRASENSSYLAYIQSNGHVLGADDDDYSFSWDDKRAGTKVLLSKAFLEKNNEGFQIYKAHSDNYICSLIPGTSSLQAQYTPGGLLYKGSASNLQYVTSTAFLLLAYANYLSSNGGVATCGSSKVTAENLITQAKKQVDYILGDNPAKMSYMVGFGEKYPQYVHHRGSSVPSIHAHPAQISCNDGFQYLKSGSPNPNVLVGAIVGGPDSGDNFSDDRNNYQQSEPATYINAPFVGALAFLLGNPTTK, via the exons ATGGCAAGTACCACCGCACCTTCAATGAAGATTCAGATTCTGTGCTTGACACTTTGTTCCCTCTTCTTGTTATCCTCTGCCTTTACTTCTAAGGATTACTCTGAAGCTCTTGAGAAATCTATCCTCTTCTTTGAGGGGCAGCGGTCAGGAAAGTTGCCGTCAAACCAGAGGGCCTCGTGGAGGGGGAATTCTGGGCTGTCAGATGGCTCTTCTTATCAT GTGGACCTTGTCGGGGGTTATTATGATGCTGGAGATAACGTCAAGTTTGGCTTGCCAATGGCCTTCACCACTACATTATTAGCATGGAGTGTCATTGAGTTTGGGAGCTCCATGCACGACCAGCTTCACAATGCCAAAGATGCCATCAAATGGAGCACTGATTATCTTTTGAAAGCAGCCACTGCAACCCCTGACACTTTATACGTACAA GTGGCAGATCCAAACATGGACCATCGTTGCTGGGAGAGGCCTGAAGATATGGACACGCCTCGCAATGTATACAAGGTATCTGCTCAGAACCCGGGATCTGATGTGGCAGCAGAGACAGCTGCTGCACTGGCTGCGGCTTCAATAGTATTCAAAGACTCCGACCCTTCTTATTCCACCAAATTGCTTCATACAGCTATGAAA GTGTTTGATTTTGCAGACAGGCATAGAGGTTCTTACAGTGACTCTCTCAGTTCGGTTGTCTGCCCATTTTACTGCTCTTACTCAGGCTACAAT GATGAGCTTCTCTGGGGTGCATCATGGATTCATAGAGCCTCAGAAAATAGTTCATACTTGGCTTACATCCAGTCCAATGGCCACGTATTGGGAGCAGATGATGATGACTACTCCTTCAGTTGGGATGACAAGCGGGCTGGGACCAAAGTTCTACTTTCCAAG GCTTTTCTAGAGAAAAACAATGAAGGATTTCAGATATACAAAGCACACTCAGACAACTACATATGTTCTCTAATTCCAGGAACATCTAGTCTCCAGGCTCAGTATACCCCTG GGGGACTTCTTTACAAAGGAAGTGCGAGCAACTTGCAGTATGTTACTTCCACAGCTTTCCTTCTCCTGGCATATGCAAACTATCTTAGCTCCAATGGCGGAGTTGCCACATGTGGTAGTTCAAAGGTGACAGCAGAAAATCTCATCACACAGGCAAAGAAGCAAGTTGACTACATTTTAGGAGATAATCCTGCAAAGATGTCTTACATGGTGGGCTTCGGGGAGAAGTACCCCCAGTACGTCCACCATAGAGGCTCCTCCGTACCATCCATACACGCACACCCTGCTCAAATTTCCTGCAACGATGGGTTTCAATACCTCAAATCCGGTTCCCCCAATCCAAATGTCCTTGTTGGAGCTATAGTTGGAGGCCCTGATAGCGGAGACAATTTCTCCGATGATCGGAATAACTACCAGCAATCTGAGCCGGCTACAtatataaatgcaccatttgtTGGTGCTCTTGCTTTCCTCTTAGGCAATCCCACCACTAAGTAA
- the LOC133854153 gene encoding protein CANDIDATE G-PROTEIN COUPLED RECEPTOR 7-like has protein sequence MAPPTRSVFLSLLLFLSMSISLAEIRFTSVRSDGRPIIPFDEFGFTHRGRLELNLSRISLSSPNLDLNQVGFFLCTGESWMHVVQQIEDGEVKCALLSDLVKPVYTFDKLKADKDVNTVFTETDADQYTLVFANCFSNELTVSMDVRSAMYNFDGKSRRDYLSAGKTVLPRVYFLFSLVYFSLAGIWISVLYKKRLTVFGIHFFMLAVLILKALNLVCEAEDKSYIKRTGSAHGWDVLFYIFSFLKGITLFTLIVLIGTGWSFLKPYLQDKEKKVLMIVIPLQVIANIAQVVIDESGPFAQGWRMWKQVFLLVDVICCCAVLFPIVWSIKNLREAARTDGKAAVNLMKLTLFRQYYIVVICYIYFTRVVVYALETITSYRYLWTSMVAAELATLAFYVFTGYKFKPEAHNPYFVIDDEEEEAAAEALKLEDEFEL, from the coding sequence ATGGCTCCCCCGACCCGCTCCGTTTTCCTATCTCTCTTGCTGTTCCTCTCCATGTCTATTTCTCTGGCGGAGATCCGGTTCACGAGCGTCCGATCCGACGGCCGGCCCATAATCCCCTTCGACGAGTTCGGGTTCACGCACAGGGGCCGCCTGGAGCTCAACTTGTCCAGGATCTCGCTCTCCAGCCCGAACCTCGACCTCAACCAGGTCGGGTTCTTCCTATGCACCGGGGAGTCCTGGATGCACGTGGTCCAGCAGATCGAGGACGGCGAGGTAAAGTGCGCCCTCCTCTCCGACCTCGTCAAGCCGGTGTACACCTTCGACAAGCTAAAAGCTGACAAGGACGTTAACACCGTTTTCACTGAAACCGACGCCGATCAGTACACGCTCGTGTTCGCGAACTGTTTCAGCAACGAGCTTACGGTCTCGATGGATGTGAGGTCGGCGATGTACAATTTCGACGGGAAGAGTCGCCGGGACTATCTCTCCGCCGGGAAGACCGTGCTCCCTAGGGTTTACTTCCTCTTCTCGCTGGTCTACTTCAGCCTCGCTGGTATCTGGATCTCCGTGCTCTACAAGAAGCGATTGACCGTGTTCGGAATCCACTTCTTCATGCTGGCCGTGCTCATTCTCAAGGCTCTGAACCTCGTCTGCGAGGCCGAGGACAAGTCGTACATCAAGCGCACCGGAAGCGCGCACGGCTGGGACGTGTTGTTCTACATCTTCAGCTTCTTGAAAGGAATCACGCTGTTCACGCTGATCGTGTTGATCGGCACCGGATGGTCTTTCCTGAAACCCTACCTTCAGGACAAGGAGAAGAAGGTGTTGATGATTGTAATCCCGTTACAGGTGATCGCTAACATCGCTCAGGTCGTGATTGACGAGAGCGGTCCGTTCGCGCAGGGCTGGAGGATGTGGAAGCAGGTGTTCCTGCTCGTCGACGTGATCTGCTGCTGCGCCGTTCTGTTCCCAATCGTGTGGTCGATCAAGAACCTCCGCGAGGCCGCCAGGACCGACGGCAAGGCCGCGGTGAATCTGATGAAGTTAACTCTGTTTAGGCAGTACTACATTGTGGTGATTTGCTACATTTACTTCACGCGTGTGGTGGTGTACGCGTTGGAGACAATCACTTCGTATCGGTATCTTTGGACCAGCATGGTGGCTGCGGAGTTGGCGACGCTGGCGTTTTATGTGTTTACAGGTTATAAATTCAAGCCCGAGGCGCATAATCCGTATTTCGTGATCGATGACGAGGAGGAGGAGGCAGCGGCGGAGGCACTGAAGCTCGAGGACGAGTTCGAATTGTGA
- the LOC133854488 gene encoding protein BRANCHLESS TRICHOME gives MEEMMMMMISSPANPRNETISSEPITTSSCPSWKLYENPFYYPQLHPQEQQHQQCQSDKHFHQLHLPRSTRKIAASFWDLTFFRPIMESELEYAQAQIMELKTKLENERKTRKKAESTNKRLAKDLSEERRGREAMERVCEELAKEISSDKAEINRMKREMEEERKMLRMAEVLREERVQMKLTEAKILFEEKLLELEESMEKNQEEYHPVTTNASYAFSSFSGKFKQPACNDNSGIDSRESTSLVSSEKSSACNDNDADPIVLGFKSCNNDKGGLSFMTNQRKASPEPENPHVKRGIKGFVEFPRVVRAIGSKTRPWGTKLECQQAQLRILLKQRSPIRSNNLIMS, from the coding sequence ATGgaggagatgatgatgatgatgatcagtAGCCCAGCAAATCCCAGAAATGAAACCATTTCTTCCGAACCCATCACCACCTCCAGTTGCCCTAGCTGGAAACTGTACGAAAATCCATTTTATTATCCTCAGCTTCATCCACAAGAACAACAACATCAGCAGTGTCAAAGTGACAAGCACTTTCATCAACTACACCTTCCTCGCTCTACTCGTAAGATTGCTGCCTCTTTCTGGGATTTAACCTTCTTCAGACCCATCATGGAGTCCGAGCTTGAATATGCTCAAGCCCAGATCATGGAATTGAAGACCAAGCTTGAGAATGAACGTAAGACACGTAAGAAGGCAGAGTCAACGAATAAGAGGCTGGCCAAAGATCTTTCTgaggagaggagaggaagaGAAGCAATGGAGAGGGTGTGTGAAGAGCTTGCCAAAGAAATTTCATCTGATAAAGCTGAGATCAATAGGATGAAGAGAGAgatggaagaagaaagaaagatgctAAGGATGGCTGAGGTGTTGAGGGAAGAGAGAGTTCAAATGAAGCTCACTGAAGCAAAGATTCTATTCGAAGAGAAGCTGTTGGAATTGGAGGAGTCTATGGAAAAGAATCAAGAAGAATATCATCCAGTAACTACCAATGCTTCTTATGCTTTTTCTAGTTTTTCAGGGAAGTTCAAACAGCCAGCTTGCAATGATAATAGTGGGATTGATTCAAGGGAATCCACTAGTTTGGTTTCAAGTGAGAAGTCATCAGCTTGTAATGACAATGATGCAGATCCTATTGTTTTGGGCTTCAAATCTTGTAATAACGATAAGGGTGGTCTTTCATTCATGACAAATCAGAGAAAAGCCTCACCAGAACCAGAGAATCCGCATGTAAAGAGAGGGATCAAAGGGTTTGTTGAATTTCCACGTGTTGTTCGAGCAATTGGATCCAAAACTAGGCCTTGGGGCACAAAGCTGGAGTGCCAGCAGGCTCAGCTAAGGATTCTGCTCAAACAAAGGAGTCCCATCCGATCCAATAATCTTATTATGAGTTGA